GGGGAGACGGAGCGGCCGTCATCGGCGTGCGCGACAGCGGCCCCGGCATCGCCGCCGACGTGATGCCGCACCTCTTCGAGCGGTTCTACCAGGTCGAGCGTACGCACGCTGCGCTCCAGGCCGGCACGGGCATCGGGCTCTCGCTCGCGAAAGAGCTGACGGAACTCCACGGTGGACGCCTCGTCGTCGAGAGCGTCGTCGGGTTCGGATCGACGTTCACCCTCACGCTCCCGCTCGGGCGCGACCACCTCCGGGACGATCAGCTCGCGGAGCCGGGCGCCGAGGCGTGGGTCCTGCGCGCCGACCGCGCCACGCTCGGAGCCCGCGCCACGTTCGGGAGCGACCACGGAGAGGAGTCTCCGATAGCTCCCGGCGATGCGCTCGGCGACGCTGACGACCGCACGACCGTCCTCGTGGTCGATGACAACCCCGATCTCCGCACCTACGTCCGCGGCCACCTCGAAGGGCGCTACCGCGTGCTCGAAGCGGCCGACGGAGCGGAAGCGCTCCGCGCCGTGCGCGAGGCCCTCCCGGACCTCGTCGTCAGCGACGTGATGATGCCGGAGATGGACGGGTTCGAACTCGTCCGCGCCCTCCACGCCGACCGCGACACGGACTTCATCCCTGTCATCCTGCTCACGGCGAAGGCGACAGCGGACGAGCGCGTCGAGGGGCTGGGCGAGGGGGCCGACGACTACCTCACCAAGCCGTTCCACCCCGCCGAGCTGAAGGCGCGCGTGGACAACCTCATCGCGTCGCGGCAGAAGCTCAAAGAGCGGTTCCTGCACGGGACTCCATCGAGCGCCCTGCCCGAGCCGTCGGGCGACGGGGCCGACGTCGAAGCGGCCGAGCCGGACGGGCTCTCGGCGTCGGACCACGCGTTCGTCGACCGCGTCCGTGCGGCGGTGGAGGCCCGGCTCGCCGACGAAGACTTCACCGTGGAAGAGCTCGCCGAGGCGGTGTCGGTGAGCCGCAGCACGCTCCACGCCCGGCTGCGCGCAGCCGTCGACGAGTCGCCCTCGGGCTTGATCCGCACGATCCGGCTCGAACGGGCGGCCGGCCTCCTGCGCCAGCGCAAAGGGACGGTGAGTGAGGTAGCGTACGCGGTGGGGTTCAAAAGCGTGTCCTACTTCTCGCAGGCGTTCCGCGCGGAGCACGGCACCTCGCCCTCGGCCTATGCCGACGAGCAGGTCCATGCCTGAGGCGGGGCGCGTCGGGCTCCCGAAAGAGGACAGACGAAGAAAGCCACGGCCGACGGGGCGCGGAAACGCCCGTCGGCCGTGGCCTGACGCAGAAGCCCGGTCCGTTAGCGCGAGGCTGACGCGGTCTCGACGGCGAGGAGTTCCAACAGCGCTTCGGCCGCAGGCGCCGACGAGGCCGGGTTCTGCCCCGTGATGAGCGTGCCATCGGTGACGACGTGCGCGGCCCAGTCCTCGCCGCGCTCGAACGAGCCGGCGAGCGAGCGGAGCCGGTCTTCGAGCAGGAACGGCACGACCTCCGTGAGGCCGACGCCTTCTTCCTCGGAGTTGGTGAACGCGGTGACGCGCTTGCCGTCGAGGTACGACGTGCCGTCCGCGTCCGTCACGCCGACGAGGGCGGCGGGGCCGTGGCAGACGGAGCCGACGGGCTTGTCGGCCTCGAAGAACGCGGCGAGGAGTGCGGCTGTCGTGTGGTCGGTCGCGAGGTCCCACATCGGGCCGTGGCCGCCGGGGACGAAGACGGCGTCGAAATCCGTCGCGTCGATGTCGGCGAGCTTCGTCGTCGTTGCGAGGCGCTGCCGGGCATCGTCGTCG
This window of the Rhodothermales bacterium genome carries:
- a CDS encoding type 1 glutamine amidotransferase domain-containing protein — translated: MKNVLMILTSHDTLGTTGDKTGFWLEEFAAPYYAFVDAGVNVTLASPKGGQPPLDPMSDQPDAQTDDTRRFRDDDDARQRLATTTKLADIDATDFDAVFVPGGHGPMWDLATDHTTAALLAAFFEADKPVGSVCHGPAALVGVTDADGTSYLDGKRVTAFTNSEEEGVGLTEVVPFLLEDRLRSLAGSFERGEDWAAHVVTDGTLITGQNPASSAPAAEALLELLAVETASASR